Proteins encoded within one genomic window of Marasmius oreades isolate 03SP1 chromosome 4, whole genome shotgun sequence:
- a CDS encoding uncharacterized protein (MEROPS:MER0030934) codes for MGLYKSGPSTDRAHCTSTMPAIGIGLKLKTLAVAALLTQVVNTAGDAKSITISTTSGRLNGLVQDGVMTFKGIRYGQPPTGIRRWEPPLPFLSSATHDATKLGPSCIQQFAFATANLSRALFNNPPPPESEDCLLLNVWAPSGSTSTKRPVLFWIHGGGLTFGTASLPTYDGTSVASNQSVVVVTINYRTNVFGFPSSPDLALQGNNLGFLDQDLALAWVQLNIAKFGGDPRQVTIMGQSAGGLSVSTAISRHDEARPPFRAAIMLSGNIAALSPLIPTAFNQFATAVNCTQAPGPQRLSCLKAVPTSMISAFVDGPTSGSFGAAVIDNFTVFDRPIDRIAAKKTARVPTLLGNTKDDGSLFALESGPVNLTQFLALDFQGAVPEQLVRSLYPGLNDTAIISGIIRDFIFQCPAGLWAAASVRSGIANVYRYIYGAVFADLQVFPGAGAPHASELPELFGTFNRTTATAEEVTLSSTFQTTIANFVKHPNTSPAPGWSSYANGNVAKLAFADNVDLNNVVQLVKNGTVDVPCSLWDAILGAL; via the exons ATGGGTCTATATAAGTCGGGTCCTTCAACTGATCGTGCACATTGTACCTCCACAATGCCTGCAATCGGAATAGGACTCAAGCTCAAAACACTCGCGGTCGCAGCACTTCTTACCCAGGTAGTAAACACTGCCGGTGATGCGAAATCGATCACAATATCTACCACCTCAGGTCGATTGAACGGTCTGGTGCAGGATGGAG TGATGACATTCAAGGGAATA CGTTATGGCCAGCCGCCAACTGGAATCAGGCGATGGGAACCCCCACTTCCATTTTTATCCTCAGCAACACATGATGCGACGAAATTGGGACCCTCTTGCATCCAGCAGTTTGCGTTTGCGACTGCAAATCTGTCGAGGGCGCTCTTTAATAATCCTCCGCCACCTGAAAGCGAAGATTGCCTATTGCT GAACGTGTGGGCACCTTCAGGCTCTACGTCCACCAAAAGGCCGGTTCTCTTCTGGATCCATGGCGG GGGTCTCACGTTTGGGACAGCGTCACTTCCGACCTATGACGGTACCTCCGTAGCCTCCAATCAGAGTGTAGTGGTAGTGACGATTAACTACCGGACCAACGTTTTCggctttccttcctctcccgaTCTCGCTTTACAAGGCAACAATCTCGGGTTTTTGGACCAGGATCTAGCTCTCGCTTGGGTCCAGCTGAACATTGCTAAGTTCGGAGGAGACCCACGGCAAGTGACTATCATG GGACAATCAGCAGGTGGATTATCGGTTTCGACTGCCATATCTCGACATGACGAGGCTCGACCTCCGTTCCGAGCCGCAATAATGCTTTCAGGAAATATCGCAGCACTGAGTCCATTGATTCCAACGGCCTTTAACCAGTTTGCTACCGCTGTGAACTGTACGCAAGCTCCTGGACCACAGAGACTTTCGTGTCTCAAGGCCGTTCCCACTAGTATGATCAGCGCATTCGTGGATGGGCCGACGTCTGGTTCGTTTGGCGCGGCTGTCATTGATAA cttcacagtCTTCGATCGTCCCATAGATCGTATTGCCGCCAAGAAAACCGCTCGAGTCCCGACTCTTCTCGGTAACACTAAAGATGACGGTTCCCTTTTCGCACTCGAGAGTGGGCCAGTAAACCTTACGCAGTTTTTGGCACTGGATTTCCAGGGAGCGGTTCCGGAACAACTCGTTCGGTCTTTATATCCTGGGTTGAACGATACGGCGATCATTTCGGGTATTATCCGAGATTTTATATTCCAGTG CCCTGCAGGTCTCTGGGCTGCTGCATCGGTTCGATCGGGCATAGCTAATGTGTATCGGTACATATACG GTGCAGTCTTTGCAGACCTCCAGGTCTTCCCCGGAGCCGGTGCCCCACACGCTTCGGAAT TACCTGAACTTTTTGGAACGTTCAATCGCACCACTGCAACCGCCGAAGAAGTAACTCTTTCTTCAACCTTCCAAACCACGATCGCCAATTTCGTCAAGCATCCAAACACGTCGCCTGCTCCTGGTTGGTCAAGTTATGCGAATGGAAATGTCGCGAAACTGGCGTTTGCGGATAATGTTGACCTTAATAATGTCGTTCAGCTTGTTAAAAATGGTACTGTG GATGTGCCTTGCAGTCTTTGGGATGCGATATTAGGTGCACTCTGA
- a CDS encoding uncharacterized protein (CAZy:GH62): MLRSLVFLLSAIVSSVWGSLLATNATLDSRAANALSFKWTSSQALIYPKNDNKQLAALKDPSIIYYNGKYHVFASTAVEAGYNLMYLSFTDFNQAENSNFYYLDQAPIGSGYRAAPQVFYMSTQKLWYLIYQDGNAAYSTNSDINNPSGWSSPKHFWSSQPSIITQNIGSGYWVDMWVICDSSNCYHFSSDDNGHLYRAQTSVANFPNGFGQPVIALSAAKNDLFEASNVYKVGSQYLLIVECIGSTGHRYFRSWTSNSIAGSWTALHASESDPFAGKSNVQFNGNAWTADISHGEAVRTNVDQTMTLPDCGPQQYLYQGLPNGATGSYNSLPWKLALLTSTTCTGGTAPPSSTTTGQPSTTTNQSPPTGGSCSVAQWGQCGGIGYSGCTTCASGFTCKAQNDYYSQCL; the protein is encoded by the exons ATGCTTCGCTCTCTGGTGTTCCTGCTCTCCGCAATAGTCTCCTCCGTCTGGGGCTCCCTGCTTGCTACGAACGCGACCCTCGATTCTCGAGCAGCCAACGCTCTGAGCTTCAAGTGGACGTCGAGTCAGGCACTCATCTACCCCAAGAACGACAACAAGCAACTCGCGGCTTTGAAGGATCCGTCTATCATTTACTATAACGGGAAATACCATGTATTTGCGAGTACAGCTGTAGAGGCAGGGTACAAC TTGATGTACCTCTCGTTCACAGACTTCAACCAAGCAGAGAACTCCAACTTTTACTACCTCGACCAGGCTCCCATCGGCTCTGGCTACCGAGCAGCGCCACAGGTGTTCTACATGAGCACCCAGAAGCTATGGTACCTCATCTACCAGGATGGCAACGCTGCCTACTCGACCAACTCGGATATCAACAACCCCTCCGGGTGGTCATCTCCCAAGCATTTTTGGTCCAGCCAACCAAGTATCATCACCCAGAATATCGGTTCAGGCTATTGGGTCGACATGTGGGTCATCTGCGACTCCTCCAACTGCTACCACTTCTCCTCAGACGACAACGGTCACCTCTACCGTGCCCAAACCTCCGTCGCCAACTTCCCTAACGGTTTCGGCCAGCCCGTTATTGCTCTGTCGGCTGCTAAGAATGATTTGTTCGAGGCATCCAATGTGTACAAAGTTGGAAGCCAGTATCTACTAATCGTCGAGTGTATTGGTAGTACTGGACATCGATACTTCCGTTCTTGGACTTCGAACAGTATCGCAGGATCTTGGACAGCGCTTCACGCTTCTGAATCTGATCCATTTGCTGGGAAGAGCAACGTTCAGTTCAACGGAAATGCTTGGACCGCTGATATCAGTCACGGAGAGGCCGTACGAACGAATGTTGATCAGACGATGACGCTCCCGGATTGTGGACCTCAGCAGTATCTGTACCAGGGATTGCCAAATGGAGCCACTGGGTCGTACAATTCGCTTCCTTGGAAGCTTGCGCTCTTGACTTCGACCACG TGTACCGGTGGAACGGCCCCTCCTTCGTCCACTACGACTGGTCAACCTTCGACGACGACTAATCAATCTCCGCCTACAGGAGGATCATG CTCCGTTGCACAATGGGGACAATGTGGCGGAATCgggtattctggctgtacaACCTGTGCATCGGGCTTTACGTGCAAGGCCCAGAATGACT ACTACTCGCAATGTCTGTGA